The Halopelagius inordinatus genomic interval GCGCGTAAGTCGCGTCCGAAGTAGTGTCCGGCCAGCGACGCCAACAGACCCGCGCCCGCGCCCATCCCGGCGAGTGCGACGCCGTACTCCGCGAGGAAGTCCACGGCGAACGGAGCGAAGGCGGCGGTGAGCGTCGAGAGGACGAACGCGAGTCCGGATGCCAAAGCGCCCGCGAGGCCGACTTCGAGATAGCGCCGCCGGGACGCGACGAGGCCGACTGCGAATCCGACGACGAACAGGCCGAGAAACCGGCCGACGAACCCGACGACGGGAATCGCGCCGCCGACGAACAGTCCCGCCACCGAGAGACAGAGGACGACGGCGAACGACTTCGGCGAGAACGCCCGCCCGAATCGGCTTCCGCCGCCGGTCGACCCCGAGGCGGAGACGCCGTCGTCGCCCGAGTCGGTACCGAACCCGTCGAGGCCGAAATCGGAGGCGGAGACGGAGGTAGAGGCGGACGCGGACTCCGTCTCGTCGCTTCGTTGCATACCGAACCGTGGGGCGGCCCGGAACATGGCTCTTTTGCCGCGGCCGCCGCGTCGAAAAGGTGGTTTCAAGTCTCGCCCGGCGGTACCTCGCGATATGAACGCAGGGGACCGCGTCCGCGTCGAACGCGCGGGCGTCGCCAACGAGGGCGTGTTGATGCCGTCGTCGACGCCGGAGCATCTCGTCGTCAAACTCGACGGCGGATACAACGTCGGTATCGACCGCGACGACGCCGACGTGGAAGTACTGGAACGCGACGCGTACGACGTCGCGGAAGCACAGACCGACTCCTCGTCGGCGTCCGAAATCGAGTTCGACGACGACCTCCCGACGGTGTCTCTCATCTCCACCGGCGGGACCATCGCCTCGACCGTGGACTACCGAACCGGCGCGGTGACCGCGCAGTTCGACGCCGAAGACGTGCTTCGGGCCGTCCCCGACCTCGCGGGGCGCGCCAACTACCGCGGCCGCGTCGTCGCCAACATCCTCTCGGAGAACGCGACGCCCGCGGTGTGGACCGACCTCGCGGAGGCCGTCCGCGAGGAGATAGCGGCGGGTGCCGACGGCGTCGTCGTCATGCACGGCACCGACACGATGCAGTTCAGCGCGTCGGCGCTCTCTTTCATGCTCGAGACGCCCGTGCCCGTCGTCTTCACGGGGAGTCAACGCTCCGCGGACCGCCCCTCCTCGGACAACGTGATGAACGCCGTCTGCGCGGTCGAAGCAGCCAAATCCGACTGCGCGGAGGTGCTGGTCTGCATGCACGCCACGGAGAGCGACGACGCCTGTGCGCTTCACCGCGGCACCCGCGTCCGCAAGAACCACACCTCCCGACGCGACGCCTTCGAGACGGTCGGCGCGAAACCGCTCGGCGAAGTCGACTACGACACCGAGGAGGTTCGGTTCCGCCGCGACCACGCCGAACGCGGCGACGTCGAGTTGTCGCTGTCACCCGACCTCTCCGAGGACGTCGACCTCCTGAAGTTCACGCCCGGCATGGACGTCGAACGCTACGGCGAGTTCCTGAAAGACGCCGACTTGGACGGACTCGTCGTCGAGGGGACGGGACTCGGACACGTCCACACCGACTTCATCCCGGTGCTCGAAGACCTGATAGCGGACGGCGTCGTCGTCGCGATGACGAGTCAGTGCCTCGACGGCCGCGTCTGCGACCGAGTGTACGACACCGGCCGCGACCTGTTGGACGCGGGCGTCGTCGAGGCGGGCGACACCCTCCCCGGCACCGCGAAGGTGAAACTGATGTGGGCGCTCGCGAACCTCGACGACCCGGCGAGCGCGATGACTCGCTCTCTTTCGGGCGAACTCAGAGAGCGCTCCGTCCCGTGGGAGTGACCCGGTGAGATGACCGACCGACCCGCCTACGAGTACGAAGACGAGGCGGGCGAGGCGGTTCTCGTCCGCCCCGCCCGCCCGGAGGATTACGACGCCGTGGCGGCGTTCACGAGTGATACGTGGACCGACCGCGGCGTCGACGACTACATCGGCGACGTCTACCACGACTGGATAGCCGACGACGACGGCGAGACGCGCCAGACGTTCGTCGCGGACGTCGGATCCGACCCGCCGACGACGGAACTCGGGGGCATCGTGCAAGTGACGATGCTCTCTCCGTTCGAGGCGTGGGCGCAAGGGATGCGCGTCAGCCCCGACTTTCGGGGGCGCGGAGTCGCGAAGCGTCTGAGCGACGCGACGTTCCGATTCGCCCGCGAGGCGGGCGCGTCCGTCGTTCGCAACATGATCTTCTCGTGGAACGTCGCCAGCCTCGGTCTCACCCGCGACACGGGCTACGACCCCGGTATCGAGTTCCGGTGGGTCCACCCCCGGCCCGACGCGGACGCGGACTCCGAACTCAGCGTCGAGACGGGCGACGACGCCGACCCGGACGCCGCGTGGTCGTTTTGGACCGGCAGCGACGTGCGGACGGACCTGCGGGGACTCGTCTCGGACCCAGACGAGACGTGGGCGCTCTCGGAACTCACCCGCGAAAGACTCCACGACGCCGCAGACGAGGGGCGACTGTTCGTCGTCCGGGCGGGCGGCACCCGCGGGTTCGCGTACCGGAACCGGACGTACGACAGGGAAAGCGACGACGGCGAGACGCAGACGTGGGCGGAGTACGCCGTCGGCGCGTGGGCGCGAGACGACGAGGACGCCGCCCGCGCAGTCGTCGCCGCCGTCTCCCGCGACGCCGCCTCGGTGGACGCCGACAGAACGCGCGTCCTCGTCCCCGAGGGGCCCCAGTGGGTGACCGACGCCGCCGTCGCCCGCGCGGACGTCGCCGAACAGCCGACGTTCGTGATGGAAGCGGACCTGACGTAGTCGCTTTCGTGTCGGCGCGGACACGATATCGGCCGTCGTCCGTGCGAGACGAACACACTGTCTGAGGGCGCCGTCGCTCCCGCGTCGGAGCCGAAAAGAAAGCGTCGGGAGCCGTCCGTCCGCCGGTGGTGCGTCAGGTAGGGTGGTCAGTCCGACGAAACGACTGTGGTCTGTTCGGTTGCGCCCGTCATCGCGAGGACGTCGTCGAAGAAGTCGAGCGAGTCGTTCGGGCCGGGGTGGGCTTCGGGGTGGTACTGGCGGGTGATGACGTCTAAGTCCTCGTTCTCCAGTCCTTCGGCGGTGCCGTCGTTGACGTTGATCTGCGACACGCTCAGGTCGCCGGGTTCGCCGACGGTGTAGCCGTGGTTCTGGGTGGTCATGACGACTTTCCCCGACTCCACGTCACGAACCGGCTGGTTCACGCCGCGGTGGCCGAAGTCCATCTTCTCCGTGGTGCCGCCGAGTGCGCGGGCGACGACCTGTTGGCCGAGGCAGATGCCCGCGAGCGGAACCTCGCCGACGAACTCCTCGACGAGGCTCTGTGCCTGCGTGAAGTTCGCCGGGTCGCCGGGACCGTTCGAGATGAAAAGAAGGTCCGGCGACAGTTCCGCCACGTCCTCGGGCGTCGCGTCGTACGGGAGGACGGTGACGTCGGCGTCGCGTTCGAGGAGCGAATCGACGATAGAGCCCTTCGCGCCGCAGTCGATGAGAGCGACGTGGGCGTCGCCCCCGGCGCGGTAGGTCACGGGTTCGGCCGTACTGACCTGCGCGCCGATGTCGACGTGTTCGCTCATGCCTTTGCATTTCGCGAGTTGCTCTTTCGCGTCTTCGGGCGTCACGTCGTCCCCGACGGCGATACCGCACTTCATCGCGCCCTCCTCGCGGATGGCCGTCACGAGTTCGCGGGTGTCGATGTGGTCTATGGCGGGCACGGACTCGTCGTCCAGCCACGTCGCGACGTCGTCCGTGAACTCGCGAGCGATTGCGGCCCGCGGGTGGACGCGGTCGGATTCGAACCGCTCGTCTCGGACGCCGTAGTTCCCGATGAGCGGGTACGAGAACGTGAGGACCTGTTCTTCGTACGAGGGGTCGGTCAGGCTCTCTTCGTATCCCGTGTACGCGGTCGTAAACACCAGTTCGCCACGTGTGTATCCCGGAACGCGACCACGCGCTTCGACGACGCGGCCGTCTTCCAGGGCCAAGTAGGCGTCCGACATTACGAGAAACACACGAATTCCGGGGCTATAAGTGTTGCTTTCGTAGCCAGATTACGAAATTCGTAATCTGTAAGTCGTGCGGGGAGTGACAGAGAACATGGACGACCTCGACCGCCGAATCCTCGACATCCTCCGACGGGACGCCCGGACCCCGTACACGGAGATTGCAGAACAGGTGGGAACTTCCGAAGGAACCGTCCGAAACCGGGTCGAACGCCTCATAGACGAGGAGGTCATCGAGCGATTCACCGTCGCGACCCACACCGGCAACATCAAGGCGATGATAGAGGTGTCCGTCGCGGTCGACGTGGACACCACGGCCGTCTCCGACCGGATGGCCGAGTGGGACGAGGTGGACTTCGTCTGGCAGGTGTCGGGCGAGGAAGACGTGGTCCTCGTCGTGGACGCCGCGGACACGCGCGCGGTGAACGAACTCATCACGCAGGCCCGGGAGTTGGCGGAGGTAAAGAGCACGAAGACGCGACTCATCCTCGACGAACGCCTCGGACGGTCGCCGTAAGAGTCGCTCAGTCGCGACGGCGACGGCGCAGGGCGGCCTTCCGCCGGTGTATGGCGTTGTACGCCTTGTCCAGCAGTTTGTGGGTTCGCCCGAGTTTCACGACGGGTTCGACGTCTCCGTCGCGAATCGCTTCGGCCACCGCCTCGGGGGTCGGCGCGTCGGCGTCGACGCGGGTGTACGCGCGGCCCACCTCGAACGGGAAGTGGGCGTCGCTCCCGCCGACGAGAGGTAGTTCGAGTCGCTCCGCGAGTTCTCGCGTCTGTACGACGTGTTCTGGGTTCTTCCCGTTCAGTTCGATCGCGTCGAACTCGGCGTCGGAGTCCAGAAGCGTCCCGTTTCGGTACGGATGCGCCAAGATGGCCGCACAGCCTCTGTCGTGGGCCAGTTCGACCGCCTCGTTCGGTTCGAGTTCGCCGGGAGTCGTCCGACTCGGCGGGTTCGGACCGACGACGACGAGGTGACCGAGCGTCGTCGATATCTCGACGCCCGGAACCGTCGGAAACGAACGGTCCGCCGAGTACGCGTAGTCGTGGTTCGTCACCGCGACGGCGTCGAGTCCGCGCCGTTTCGCGGCCCCGGTCAACAGGTCTAATCCGAGAGCGTCGTACCACGTCGGACGCCCCGGATGGGCGTGGTAAAAGCGCGTGTGCGAGTGAAGATCAACGGCCAGCACGTCTCGTGAGTCGAGGCGCCGACGCTTTGTTCTTCTGCCACAAGAGGAATCAGAAGGCGCCCGCTCGGCCGGACCCGAGAGAGCGACGACGGCCGACGGGCACGGAACGGCCGAGAGCCGCGATTACGACGTTCGAAACAGCGCCCGTCGCGAGGTGAGAGCGCGAACGCGCATCGAAGAGTCCTTGACCCACCTTACCGATTGACGGAGTATGAGCGCAGACGAGGGCGGGAACGCCGCCGACTCCGACTTTGACTCCTCGGAGGAACCTCACGCGAACGCGAATCAGGACGTCATCGCCGTCGACGAAGACGACAACGAACTCGACTTGGTGAACAGACTGGAGGCGCACACCGGCGAGGGGATTCGCCACCGCGCGTTCACCTGTCTCGTCTTCGACGGCGAGGGGCGACTCCTCCTCGCCCAACGCGCGCCCGGCAAGCGCCTGTGGGACACCAGTTGGGACGGCACCGTCGCCTCTCACCCCGTGCAGGGCCAGACCCAAGAGGAAGCGACCGAACAGCGTCTCGAAGAGGAACTCGGCATCACGCCCGACCAGTACGACGACCTGCGCGTGACCGACCGCTTCGAGTACAAACGCTACTACGAGAACGCGGGACTGGAGTGGGAGGTGTGCGCCGTGCTGAAGGTGACGCTCGAAGACACCTCTCTGGACCCCGACGAAGACGAAATCGCCGGGATGCTCTGGGTGGACTACGACCACCTCCACGACCACCCCGAGTGGTACCGACAACTTCGCCTCTGTCCGTGGTTCGAAATCGCGATGCGCCGTGACTTCGACGAAAGCTAAACTCGTCTTCGACTCGGACGCACGGGACGCGGTTCTCTCGCACGCCCGCGAGGGCGCGAACGACGGCCCGCCGAGAGAGGTGTGCGGCGTCCTCGCGGGGACGCGCGCGAACGAACCGGGGGCAAGCCCGGACCGTGTTCGGTCCGTCCGGCGCGTGCGGAACGTCGCGGAGAACCGCCGCGTCGCCTACGAACTCGACCCGGAAGAGACGCTCCGAACCCTCGAATCGATAGACGCTGAGGGACGCGACGTGGTCGGCTTCTACCACAGTCACCCCGAGTCCGAACCGGTTCCGAGCGACGCAGACAGGGAACGGGCGACGTGGAGCGGGTACGTCTACCTCGTCTGTTCTCCGGACGGGCGCCTGAACGCCTACCGGTGGACCGGGTCGGCGTTCGACCCCCTGCGCGTCGTCGTCGAGTGACCGCCGGTCGCCCGAGAGCGCAACCCCCTTCCGCTATCGCCACTTCGACTCGGGCGATGAGCGACGACGGACCCGAGTTATACGACTCGTTGGACGGACAGGTCGCCCTCGTGACGGGCGCGAACCGCGACCTCGGCCGCGAGATAGCCGAGCAACTGTACGACCTCGGCGCGACGGTGTTCGCGGCGACGCGCAGCATCACGCACGACGTGCCCGACGAGTGGGAGCATCTCCTCGTGGACGTGACCCAAGAAGGCGAGATATCCGACGCCGCGGACGACATCTTCTCCGCGGCGGGTCGTCTCGACATCGTCGTCAACAACGCCGGCGTCGGCGAGTTCGACAACGACATCGTCTCGGAGTCCGTCTCCGACATCGACCGAACGCTCTCTACGAACCTCCGCGGGCCGATGCTCGTCTGCAAGCACACCGTTCCGCTCCTCCTCCAGACCGACGGCGGCCGCGTCGTCAACGTCTCTTCGAACATGGGCGCGCTGAACGAACCCCAGTCCGGCGGGTCGCCCGCCTACCGCGTCTCGAAGACCGGACTGAACGGTCTCACGGCGTACCTCCACGGCGAGTACGCCGAAGACGGACTCGTCGCGAACTCGGCGTGTCCCGGCTACGTCCGCACCGAGATGGGCGGCGAGGACGCCGACCGGTCGGTGACGAAGGGCGCAGAGACGCCCGTCTGGCTCTCTCGATTCGAACCGGGCAGTCCCGCAGGGAAGTTCTGGCGCGACAAGCAGGTCGTCGACTGGTGAGGAACGCCCTGGCCGACCGCACCCGCCCGCCGAACTACGTCACGCCGCCGTCTCTGGGGTCGTACCGCTCGTACGCCTCCGTCTCCAGAACCTCCTCGAACCGTTCGACGACGCGGAACACGTCCTCGAACCCGACGTAGTACGGCGACGGGCAGACGCGAACGACGTTCGGCGGTCGGAAGTCCGCGACGACTCCCCGGTCTTTCAACGCCTCGGTCACGCGGTAGCCCTCGGGATGTTCGATTGCGACGTGGCCCCCGCGTCTCTCCGCCTCCCGCGGCGTCCCGACGGTGCACTCCGGCAGTCGGTCGTCCACCAGACCGACGAGGAAGTCGGTGAGCGCGACGGACTTCGATCTGAGCGTCTCGATACCGGCGGCCTCCGTCACGTCGAGTGCGCCGTCGAGAGGCGCCGCAGAGAGGATGGGGGGCGTCCCTATCTGCCACGCGCCCGCCGACCGGGCGGGCGTGTACGTCCGCCGCATCTCGAACTGCGTCTCCTTGTCGTGACCCCACCATCCCGCCAGCGCCGGTGTCTCCCCGAAGTGGCGGTCGTTCACGTACAGTCCGGCGACCGCACCCGGTCCGGCGTTGAGATATTTGTAGTGACACCAGACGGCGAAGTCGACGCCCGCCTCCGAGAGTTCGTGCGGGACGACGCCGACGGAGTGCGCGAGGTCGAATCCGACCGTCGCACCCGCCCGGCGTGCGGCCTCCGCGATTCGCTCGATATCGAGGAGTTGGCCGCTCCGGTAGAGGACCGACGGG includes:
- the gatD gene encoding Glu-tRNA(Gln) amidotransferase subunit GatD; amino-acid sequence: MNAGDRVRVERAGVANEGVLMPSSTPEHLVVKLDGGYNVGIDRDDADVEVLERDAYDVAEAQTDSSSASEIEFDDDLPTVSLISTGGTIASTVDYRTGAVTAQFDAEDVLRAVPDLAGRANYRGRVVANILSENATPAVWTDLAEAVREEIAAGADGVVVMHGTDTMQFSASALSFMLETPVPVVFTGSQRSADRPSSDNVMNAVCAVEAAKSDCAEVLVCMHATESDDACALHRGTRVRKNHTSRRDAFETVGAKPLGEVDYDTEEVRFRRDHAERGDVELSLSPDLSEDVDLLKFTPGMDVERYGEFLKDADLDGLVVEGTGLGHVHTDFIPVLEDLIADGVVVAMTSQCLDGRVCDRVYDTGRDLLDAGVVEAGDTLPGTAKVKLMWALANLDDPASAMTRSLSGELRERSVPWE
- a CDS encoding GNAT family N-acetyltransferase produces the protein MTDRPAYEYEDEAGEAVLVRPARPEDYDAVAAFTSDTWTDRGVDDYIGDVYHDWIADDDGETRQTFVADVGSDPPTTELGGIVQVTMLSPFEAWAQGMRVSPDFRGRGVAKRLSDATFRFAREAGASVVRNMIFSWNVASLGLTRDTGYDPGIEFRWVHPRPDADADSELSVETGDDADPDAAWSFWTGSDVRTDLRGLVSDPDETWALSELTRERLHDAADEGRLFVVRAGGTRGFAYRNRTYDRESDDGETQTWAEYAVGAWARDDEDAARAVVAAVSRDAASVDADRTRVLVPEGPQWVTDAAVARADVAEQPTFVMEADLT
- the carA gene encoding glutamine-hydrolyzing carbamoyl-phosphate synthase small subunit codes for the protein MSDAYLALEDGRVVEARGRVPGYTRGELVFTTAYTGYEESLTDPSYEEQVLTFSYPLIGNYGVRDERFESDRVHPRAAIAREFTDDVATWLDDESVPAIDHIDTRELVTAIREEGAMKCGIAVGDDVTPEDAKEQLAKCKGMSEHVDIGAQVSTAEPVTYRAGGDAHVALIDCGAKGSIVDSLLERDADVTVLPYDATPEDVAELSPDLLFISNGPGDPANFTQAQSLVEEFVGEVPLAGICLGQQVVARALGGTTEKMDFGHRGVNQPVRDVESGKVVMTTQNHGYTVGEPGDLSVSQINVNDGTAEGLENEDLDVITRQYHPEAHPGPNDSLDFFDDVLAMTGATEQTTVVSSD
- a CDS encoding Lrp/AsnC family transcriptional regulator; translation: MDDLDRRILDILRRDARTPYTEIAEQVGTSEGTVRNRVERLIDEEVIERFTVATHTGNIKAMIEVSVAVDVDTTAVSDRMAEWDEVDFVWQVSGEEDVVLVVDAADTRAVNELITQARELAEVKSTKTRLILDERLGRSP
- a CDS encoding PHP-associated domain-containing protein, which translates into the protein MLAVDLHSHTRFYHAHPGRPTWYDALGLDLLTGAAKRRGLDAVAVTNHDYAYSADRSFPTVPGVEISTTLGHLVVVGPNPPSRTTPGELEPNEAVELAHDRGCAAILAHPYRNGTLLDSDAEFDAIELNGKNPEHVVQTRELAERLELPLVGGSDAHFPFEVGRAYTRVDADAPTPEAVAEAIRDGDVEPVVKLGRTHKLLDKAYNAIHRRKAALRRRRRD
- a CDS encoding NUDIX hydrolase; the encoded protein is MSADEGGNAADSDFDSSEEPHANANQDVIAVDEDDNELDLVNRLEAHTGEGIRHRAFTCLVFDGEGRLLLAQRAPGKRLWDTSWDGTVASHPVQGQTQEEATEQRLEEELGITPDQYDDLRVTDRFEYKRYYENAGLEWEVCAVLKVTLEDTSLDPDEDEIAGMLWVDYDHLHDHPEWYRQLRLCPWFEIAMRRDFDES
- a CDS encoding desampylase, yielding MTSTKAKLVFDSDARDAVLSHAREGANDGPPREVCGVLAGTRANEPGASPDRVRSVRRVRNVAENRRVAYELDPEETLRTLESIDAEGRDVVGFYHSHPESEPVPSDADRERATWSGYVYLVCSPDGRLNAYRWTGSAFDPLRVVVE
- a CDS encoding SDR family NAD(P)-dependent oxidoreductase, producing MSDDGPELYDSLDGQVALVTGANRDLGREIAEQLYDLGATVFAATRSITHDVPDEWEHLLVDVTQEGEISDAADDIFSAAGRLDIVVNNAGVGEFDNDIVSESVSDIDRTLSTNLRGPMLVCKHTVPLLLQTDGGRVVNVSSNMGALNEPQSGGSPAYRVSKTGLNGLTAYLHGEYAEDGLVANSACPGYVRTEMGGEDADRSVTKGAETPVWLSRFEPGSPAGKFWRDKQVVDW
- the kynU gene encoding kynureninase, translating into MTRFEVGDGPQTLSAARELDAADPLSGLRDRFAVDEDELYVDGNSLGLLSTDAEDALDRVVAEWKRLGVRGWTEATPPWFTYGERLGDRLAPLVGAAPEEVVVANSTTVNIHTLVGTFYDPERGEEILVDELDFPTDHYAVRAQLRARGIDPDDALRVVESRDGRTIEEDDVIAAIDDDVGMVFLPSVLYRSGQLLDIERIAEAARRAGATVGFDLAHSVGVVPHELSEAGVDFAVWCHYKYLNAGPGAVAGLYVNDRHFGETPALAGWWGHDKETQFEMRRTYTPARSAGAWQIGTPPILSAAPLDGALDVTEAAGIETLRSKSVALTDFLVGLVDDRLPECTVGTPREAERRGGHVAIEHPEGYRVTEALKDRGVVADFRPPNVVRVCPSPYYVGFEDVFRVVERFEEVLETEAYERYDPRDGGVT